Proteins from a genomic interval of Sphingobacterium sp. SYP-B4668:
- a CDS encoding IPExxxVDY family protein: MNKITVFKLEMDMEEELDFVLLGISSPLRDYRLCHFLNKNTGLRFIYGKESDLDHKGNSKEGPKEEYEYHIIQEKSRNKKPALKHHFAIYRDCDPNYEYEYYLINNRSLEGGILIPEIANFDFFMVIKHFIHEDDLNTLIQQINRINDIIMVKEIVPKILKSKENLIF, translated from the coding sequence TTGAACAAAATAACAGTATTTAAATTGGAAATGGACATGGAGGAAGAACTCGATTTTGTTCTCCTTGGAATCAGTTCCCCTTTACGGGATTACAGACTTTGCCATTTCTTAAATAAAAACACCGGCTTACGCTTTATCTATGGAAAAGAAAGTGACCTGGACCACAAGGGAAATTCGAAGGAAGGCCCAAAAGAGGAATACGAATACCATATCATACAAGAAAAAAGCCGAAATAAAAAACCAGCATTAAAACACCATTTTGCAATATATAGAGATTGTGACCCAAACTATGAATACGAATACTACCTGATTAACAACAGAAGCCTCGAAGGAGGGATATTGATACCTGAAATCGCCAATTTTGATTTCTTTATGGTCATCAAACATTTTATACATGAGGACGATCTAAATACACTAATTCAACAAATAAATAGAATAAATGATATCATAATGGTAAAAGAAATAGTTCCTAAAATATTGAAATCTAAAGAAAATCTCATATTTTAG
- a CDS encoding acyl carrier protein, which yields MSDIASRVKAIIVEKLGVDENEVTPEASFTNDLGADSLDTVELIMEFEKEFNVAIPDDQAENIGTVGQAIAYLEKNVN from the coding sequence ATGTCAGATATCGCTTCAAGAGTAAAAGCAATTATCGTTGAAAAACTAGGTGTTGATGAGAACGAAGTTACACCAGAGGCTTCATTCACCAATGATTTAGGTGCTGATTCACTTGACACTGTTGAGTTAATCATGGAGTTTGAAAAAGAATTCAACGTGGCTATTCCTGATGACCAAGCTGAAAACATTGGCACAGTAGGTCAAGCAATCGCTTATTTAGAAAAAAACGTTAACTAA
- the fabF gene encoding beta-ketoacyl-ACP synthase II — MELKRVVVTGLGALTPLGNTVPAYWEGLINGVSGAAPITRFDASKFKTQFACEVKGFDPHDFMDRKEARKVDPFVQYAIASSDEAIKDAGLVFENLDTNRIGVIWGSGIGGLTTFADEVASFAKGDGTPRFNPFFIPKMLVDIAPGHISMRHGLRGPNFSAVSACASATNAMIDAFNYIRMGKADVIVTGGSEATINEAGIGGFNAMHALSTRNDDPKTASRPFDKDRDGFVSGEGSGAIILESLEHALARGAKIYAEVGGGGMSADAHHITASHPEGLGAKLAMTMAVKDAELDFSDIDYINVHGTSTPVGDISETKAIVDLFGEHAYRLNISSTKSMTGHLLGAAGAIESIASILAVQHDIVPPTINHFTDDPELDNRLNFTFNTAQKRQVNAAMSNTFGFGGHNATVIFKKYQP, encoded by the coding sequence ATGGAGCTTAAAAGAGTAGTAGTAACAGGGTTAGGCGCTCTTACACCACTTGGCAATACCGTTCCCGCTTATTGGGAAGGATTGATAAATGGTGTAAGCGGTGCTGCTCCTATTACAAGATTTGACGCATCGAAATTCAAGACTCAGTTTGCGTGCGAAGTGAAAGGATTCGATCCACATGATTTTATGGATCGTAAGGAAGCTCGTAAAGTTGACCCTTTTGTACAGTATGCTATTGCCTCATCTGATGAAGCAATCAAGGATGCTGGTTTAGTTTTTGAAAATTTAGATACGAATCGTATCGGAGTTATTTGGGGGTCGGGAATTGGTGGTTTGACTACTTTTGCTGACGAGGTGGCAAGTTTTGCCAAAGGAGATGGAACACCCCGTTTTAATCCTTTCTTCATCCCGAAGATGCTTGTAGATATTGCTCCTGGACATATTTCTATGCGACATGGTCTTCGCGGACCGAATTTTTCTGCTGTTTCGGCATGTGCTTCGGCGACAAATGCTATGATTGATGCTTTTAACTATATTCGTATGGGAAAAGCTGATGTCATTGTTACAGGAGGATCGGAAGCAACCATTAATGAGGCTGGAATAGGCGGATTTAATGCGATGCATGCGCTGTCAACAAGAAATGATGATCCTAAAACTGCATCTCGTCCTTTTGATAAGGACCGTGATGGCTTTGTTTCGGGCGAAGGTTCTGGTGCGATTATATTAGAGAGCCTAGAACATGCGCTAGCTCGCGGAGCTAAGATTTATGCTGAGGTTGGTGGTGGTGGTATGAGTGCTGATGCACATCATATTACAGCATCTCATCCCGAAGGATTAGGGGCCAAGCTCGCCATGACTATGGCTGTAAAGGATGCCGAATTAGATTTCTCGGATATCGATTACATTAATGTGCATGGAACTTCTACTCCTGTAGGTGATATTAGTGAGACTAAAGCAATTGTAGATTTGTTCGGTGAACATGCTTATAGATTGAATATCAGTTCTACCAAGTCGATGACAGGTCACCTTTTGGGAGCTGCCGGCGCGATAGAGTCAATTGCTTCAATTTTAGCGGTTCAACACGATATTGTGCCTCCGACAATCAACCATTTTACTGATGATCCTGAGTTGGATAATCGATTGAATTTCACTTTCAATACAGCTCAGAAGAGACAAGTAAATGCTGCAATGAGTAATACTTTTGGATTTGGTGGACACAATGCTACTGTTATTTTTAAAAAATATCAGCCATAG
- the rnc gene encoding ribonuclease III, with translation MPFLWIYNLYFSPHRIYVRKLKNLLGFVPDNVRLYQMAFRHKSVAVAIKEGAKNSNERLEFLGDAVLGSVVAELLFKKYPYKDEGFLTEMRSKIVSRVNLNQLSRKLGLNELIQYDARMISFPNKQGSLLGDAFEALIGAVYLDKGYQFTRSFLLNRIIKPHVDIQLLEMTETNFKSRLIEWCQHLGKEVHFTQIDNPEGESAKMFSIQAVVDKEVCGIGRDFNKKSAEKLAAEKACEYLKIFEVE, from the coding sequence ATGCCCTTCTTGTGGATTTATAATTTGTATTTCTCACCGCATAGAATATATGTGCGGAAACTGAAAAACCTTCTTGGGTTCGTCCCTGATAATGTACGGCTATATCAGATGGCTTTTAGGCACAAGTCTGTGGCCGTGGCAATTAAGGAAGGTGCAAAAAATAGCAACGAGCGGTTAGAGTTTTTGGGTGATGCTGTCTTAGGTTCGGTAGTTGCTGAGCTCTTGTTTAAGAAGTATCCGTATAAGGACGAAGGATTTTTGACCGAAATGCGGTCAAAAATCGTTAGTCGTGTGAATTTGAATCAACTTTCCCGCAAGCTGGGGTTGAATGAATTAATACAGTACGATGCGCGTATGATTAGCTTTCCAAATAAGCAAGGCTCTTTGCTTGGAGACGCTTTTGAAGCACTAATCGGAGCCGTATATCTGGATAAAGGGTACCAATTTACTCGAAGTTTCCTTCTAAATAGAATTATCAAGCCACATGTTGATATTCAGCTTTTGGAAATGACGGAAACAAACTTTAAGAGCCGCCTAATAGAATGGTGTCAACATTTGGGTAAGGAGGTGCATTTTACACAGATTGACAATCCAGAAGGTGAGTCTGCTAAAATGTTCAGCATTCAGGCCGTTGTTGATAAAGAGGTTTGTGGAATAGGGCGTGACTTTAATAAGAAGAGTGCCGAAAAGCTTGCCGCCGAAAAGGCCTGTGAGTACCTCAAAATCTTCGAAGTCGAATAA
- the hisS gene encoding histidine--tRNA ligase: MAIVKPSLAKGTRDFSPAEMSKRNYIFDTLKSVFRKYGYQEIQTPSFENLQTLTGKYGDEGDKLIFKILNSGDFLNKAPDLLLHERASNKLIPHISEKALRYDLTVPFARYVVMRQNEIALPFKRFQIQPVWRADRPQRGRYREFFQCDVDVVGSDSLLNEAEFVLIYHEALKALGLNDFTIKINNRKVLSGIAEILGKPELIVDMTVAIDKLDKIGLEGVNKELLARGFTSEDLNVLRPIILLEGSTSSKIEQLKEVLGSSEIGLRGISELEEVFDYLNSLDVSQEVFGQFVELDITLARGLNYYTGSIFEVKTNEVAMGSIGGGGRYDDLTGMFGLKGLTGVGVSFGADRIYDVLEELGLYPENESVNTKLLIINFDKATEAFTLPLVHRLRKAGVATELYPQAAKLKKQMSYADDKRIPFVLLVGEEEVSSGLLSLKDMETGAQQKITEDELMKLLK; this comes from the coding sequence ATGGCAATAGTAAAACCATCCTTGGCTAAAGGTACGCGTGATTTTTCACCGGCCGAAATGAGCAAACGTAATTATATCTTTGATACCCTTAAATCAGTATTCCGCAAATACGGGTATCAAGAAATCCAAACACCTTCTTTTGAGAATTTGCAAACATTAACCGGTAAGTACGGTGATGAGGGGGATAAGTTGATTTTTAAAATTTTAAATTCTGGTGATTTTCTGAACAAAGCACCGGATTTGTTATTGCATGAACGCGCATCCAATAAATTAATTCCACATATTTCAGAGAAAGCATTACGGTATGATTTGACGGTTCCTTTTGCGCGTTATGTGGTCATGCGTCAAAATGAGATAGCATTGCCATTTAAGCGATTTCAAATTCAACCGGTATGGCGTGCGGATCGTCCACAACGTGGACGCTATCGGGAGTTTTTTCAGTGTGATGTGGATGTTGTAGGGTCGGATAGCTTATTGAACGAGGCCGAATTTGTGCTGATTTATCATGAGGCATTAAAGGCACTTGGTCTGAATGATTTTACCATTAAAATCAATAATCGTAAAGTGCTATCAGGCATTGCTGAAATTCTTGGCAAACCTGAGTTGATTGTCGATATGACTGTTGCTATCGATAAGTTGGATAAAATTGGGCTGGAGGGTGTTAACAAGGAGCTGTTAGCGCGTGGTTTTACTAGTGAGGATTTGAACGTTTTGCGTCCCATTATTTTGTTGGAAGGCTCGACTTCTTCAAAAATCGAACAGTTGAAGGAAGTGTTGGGTAGTTCGGAGATAGGATTGCGAGGTATCTCGGAATTGGAAGAGGTATTTGATTATTTAAATAGCCTGGATGTTTCTCAAGAGGTATTCGGTCAATTTGTTGAGCTGGATATAACGCTTGCTCGTGGGCTGAACTACTATACGGGGAGTATTTTCGAAGTGAAGACCAATGAGGTTGCCATGGGGAGTATAGGCGGAGGGGGGCGTTATGATGATTTGACTGGTATGTTTGGTTTGAAGGGCTTGACAGGAGTGGGGGTGTCATTTGGAGCTGATCGTATTTACGACGTCCTAGAGGAGCTTGGCCTCTATCCTGAAAATGAGTCTGTAAATACGAAGTTGCTGATTATCAATTTCGATAAAGCGACGGAGGCATTTACGCTTCCTTTGGTGCACCGATTGCGGAAGGCCGGTGTAGCAACGGAGTTATATCCACAGGCTGCCAAGCTTAAGAAGCAAATGAGCTATGCTGATGATAAGCGGATTCCTTTTGTGTTGCTTGTTGGAGAAGAAGAGGTGTCTTCGGGATTACTTTCCTTAAAAGATATGGAGACTGGTGCGCAACAGAAAATAACAGAAGACGAGCTAATGAAGCTGTTAAAATAG
- the pdhA gene encoding pyruvate dehydrogenase (acetyl-transferring) E1 component subunit alpha, which yields MSSTPITKETYLEWYKSMLLIRKFEEKTGQLYGQQKIRGFCHLYIGQEAVVAGTMSVIGPEDSLITAYRDHAHALAKGVSADACMAEMYGKSTGCSKGKGGSMHFFSKEHKMMGGHGIVGGQIPLGAGIAFAEKYLGTNNVNVCYMGDGAVRQGAFNETLNMAMLWKLPVIFVCENNGYAMGTSVERTTNMIDIYKMGHGFDMPSAAVDGMDVVAVHNAMDEAVQRARAGEGPTFLEIRTYRYKGHSMSDPAKYRTKEELEEYKGRDPLLATKHAILENNYADDAWFAAVEADVKKVVDDSVKFAEESPFPDASEIYKDVYVQEDYPFVMD from the coding sequence ATGAGTTCAACACCTATAACAAAAGAGACATATTTGGAGTGGTATAAATCCATGCTACTCATCCGTAAATTCGAGGAAAAAACAGGTCAACTTTATGGTCAACAAAAAATTCGTGGGTTCTGTCACCTTTATATCGGACAGGAAGCTGTAGTTGCGGGTACAATGTCCGTAATCGGACCTGAAGATTCGTTGATTACTGCGTATCGCGATCACGCACATGCACTGGCAAAAGGCGTATCTGCAGATGCTTGTATGGCAGAAATGTATGGTAAGTCAACTGGCTGTTCTAAAGGTAAAGGTGGTTCTATGCACTTTTTCTCAAAGGAACATAAGATGATGGGTGGACATGGTATCGTTGGTGGACAAATTCCATTGGGAGCCGGTATTGCTTTTGCTGAGAAATATTTAGGAACAAATAATGTAAACGTTTGTTATATGGGTGACGGAGCGGTGCGTCAGGGAGCTTTTAACGAAACTCTCAATATGGCTATGCTTTGGAAACTTCCTGTGATCTTTGTTTGTGAAAACAATGGTTATGCGATGGGTACTTCTGTTGAACGTACAACAAACATGATTGATATTTATAAGATGGGCCACGGTTTTGATATGCCTTCTGCAGCTGTAGATGGTATGGATGTGGTAGCGGTTCACAATGCGATGGACGAGGCTGTTCAACGTGCTCGTGCGGGTGAGGGGCCAACGTTCTTGGAAATCCGCACTTATCGGTACAAAGGACACTCGATGTCTGACCCTGCGAAGTATCGTACAAAGGAAGAGTTGGAAGAGTATAAAGGTCGTGATCCATTATTGGCTACGAAACATGCTATCTTGGAAAATAACTATGCTGATGATGCTTGGTTTGCAGCAGTAGAGGCCGATGTGAAGAAAGTTGTAGATGATTCTGTGAAATTTGCTGAAGAATCTCCTTTTCCTGATGCTTCTGAAATTTACAAAGACGTATACGTTCAAGAGGACTATCCTTTTGTGATGGATTAA
- a CDS encoding pyruvate dehydrogenase complex dihydrolipoamide acetyltransferase: MAEVVKMPKMSDTMTEGVIAKWHKKVGDKVNSGDLVAEIETDKATMDFESYQEGTLLYIGPKEGEAVPIDAVIAVLGEEGEDYKALLDGESAPATDDKKEEKQEEVSAPAEESGETVSAEDLGVTVITMPLLSDTMTEGVIAQWNFKIGDSIKSDDAIADVETDKATMEVTAYAEGTLLYVGLEAGQAAKVNDIIAIVGPAGTDVTPLLNQKSASSKAPVEAKETKTEEPAKAVAESTTTASSSSDDSRVKASPLARKIAKEKGINLNDVKGSADGGRIVKKDVESFVPTAKPAAASAPSTSASEAKTITLPTFVGEERYTEQPVSQMRKTIARRLGESLFTAPHFYLTISIDMDNAIAARAQINEVAPVKVSFNDIIIKAAAVALKKHPAVNSSWGGDKIRFNEHTNIGVAIAVEDGLLVPVVRFADGKSLSHISAEVKDFAQKAKSKKLQPSDWEGSTFTVSNLGMFGIDEFTSIINSPDGAILSVGAIQAIPVVKNGAVVPGNIMKLTLGCDHRVVDGATGAAFLQTLKALVENPVRLLA, from the coding sequence ATGGCTGAAGTAGTAAAAATGCCTAAAATGAGTGACACCATGACTGAAGGTGTTATTGCAAAATGGCACAAAAAAGTTGGTGACAAAGTAAATTCCGGAGATCTCGTTGCCGAGATTGAAACCGATAAGGCGACGATGGATTTTGAATCCTATCAGGAAGGTACATTATTATATATCGGACCTAAAGAAGGCGAAGCTGTACCAATCGATGCCGTTATTGCTGTTCTTGGAGAAGAGGGAGAAGACTACAAAGCGTTATTAGACGGCGAGAGTGCTCCAGCTACTGACGATAAAAAGGAAGAAAAGCAGGAAGAAGTATCTGCCCCGGCTGAAGAGTCTGGTGAGACAGTTAGCGCCGAAGATTTGGGTGTGACAGTCATTACTATGCCTCTTTTGAGTGATACAATGACGGAGGGAGTAATTGCCCAGTGGAACTTTAAAATAGGTGATTCGATCAAATCTGACGATGCTATTGCAGATGTAGAGACCGATAAAGCTACGATGGAAGTGACAGCTTATGCTGAAGGTACATTATTGTACGTCGGATTAGAAGCAGGGCAAGCGGCCAAAGTAAATGATATTATTGCCATCGTTGGCCCTGCGGGGACAGATGTGACTCCATTGTTGAATCAAAAATCTGCATCATCGAAAGCTCCAGTTGAAGCTAAAGAAACCAAGACTGAGGAACCTGCTAAAGCAGTAGCTGAAAGTACAACAACAGCTTCGTCTTCCTCAGATGATTCTAGAGTGAAGGCATCTCCATTGGCTCGTAAAATTGCTAAAGAAAAAGGAATTAACCTCAATGATGTAAAAGGTTCTGCGGATGGCGGACGTATTGTGAAGAAGGATGTTGAGTCATTTGTGCCGACAGCTAAGCCTGCGGCAGCCTCAGCGCCAAGTACCTCTGCTTCAGAAGCCAAGACAATCACGCTGCCAACATTTGTTGGGGAAGAACGTTATACAGAACAGCCTGTATCTCAGATGCGCAAAACAATCGCGCGTCGTTTGGGAGAAAGCTTGTTTACTGCACCTCACTTCTATCTGACGATTAGCATTGATATGGATAATGCGATTGCTGCTAGAGCTCAAATAAACGAAGTGGCGCCAGTCAAGGTGTCATTCAATGATATTATCATCAAAGCAGCTGCCGTAGCTTTGAAAAAGCACCCGGCGGTGAACTCATCATGGGGTGGAGATAAGATCCGCTTCAATGAGCATACAAATATCGGTGTGGCAATAGCTGTAGAAGATGGCTTATTGGTGCCTGTCGTTCGTTTTGCAGATGGTAAATCGTTGTCTCATATATCAGCAGAGGTGAAAGATTTTGCTCAAAAAGCGAAGTCTAAGAAACTTCAACCCTCTGATTGGGAAGGGTCGACATTTACAGTGTCTAACTTAGGAATGTTTGGTATTGATGAATTTACATCAATTATCAATTCACCTGATGGCGCTATTCTTTCTGTCGGCGCTATTCAAGCAATACCTGTCGTTAAAAACGGCGCCGTTGTTCCTGGAAATATTATGAAGTTGACTTTAGGATGTGATCATAGAGTTGTGGATGGGGCTACAGGAGCTGCCTTCCTTCAAACTTTGAAAGCATTGGTCGAAAATCCTGTTAGATTACTAGCATAA
- a CDS encoding serine hydrolase domain-containing protein, producing MKLIVAKVLLGLSIISLVACTSAEERKIKEEKSQAEQDSLRLVYNPNEEDKNVDAFMQNLHKRAGFNGNVLVAKKGKIIYQKSFGWADYLLKDSLNLQSQFELASVTKPMTSIAVLKLVEEGKLKLDQTVNDFFPDFPYEGITIKMLLTHRSGLPNYVYFTDGVWKDKKKGMTNMDAIQLLTEYKPGRYGKPDGRFHYNNSNYMVLGGIIEKVSKQDFAVYMSENVFGPAGMKHTAAYSKAVYEKIPTKVIGHDKVWRRSVVQNFLDGPLGDKGIYSTVQDMFLLDIALKEGRLLKSETLDSAYVPRNDSQKKSVFGYGYGWRTFNHQDQHIVYHTGWWHGFRNLYVRDLKNDVTIVLLSNMANGSLVKLDELYKILGMPILRKNAYNSDGDFMVD from the coding sequence GTGAAATTGATTGTTGCGAAAGTATTATTGGGTTTAAGTATTATTAGTTTAGTGGCCTGCACATCCGCAGAGGAGCGGAAAATTAAGGAGGAAAAAAGTCAAGCAGAACAGGACAGCCTTCGATTGGTTTATAATCCGAATGAGGAGGATAAGAATGTAGATGCATTTATGCAGAATTTACATAAACGAGCTGGCTTTAATGGGAACGTGCTGGTCGCGAAAAAAGGAAAGATAATTTATCAAAAATCCTTTGGATGGGCTGATTACCTCTTGAAGGACAGTTTGAATCTACAGTCTCAATTTGAACTTGCATCGGTGACAAAGCCAATGACCTCGATTGCTGTTCTTAAATTGGTAGAAGAAGGGAAATTGAAGTTGGATCAGACGGTAAATGATTTTTTTCCAGATTTTCCGTACGAAGGAATTACCATTAAGATGCTTCTAACACATCGCTCAGGATTACCCAATTATGTATATTTCACTGACGGAGTCTGGAAGGATAAGAAGAAAGGAATGACCAATATGGATGCTATTCAGCTCTTGACAGAGTATAAGCCAGGGAGATATGGAAAACCTGACGGAAGGTTTCATTATAATAATAGCAATTATATGGTCTTGGGAGGAATTATCGAAAAAGTATCCAAGCAGGATTTTGCAGTATATATGAGTGAAAATGTATTTGGACCTGCAGGAATGAAACATACCGCGGCGTACTCAAAAGCTGTTTACGAAAAAATTCCGACCAAGGTGATTGGGCATGATAAAGTTTGGAGGCGTTCCGTAGTCCAGAATTTCTTAGATGGGCCTTTGGGAGACAAAGGCATATACAGTACTGTTCAGGATATGTTCCTGTTAGATATTGCTCTTAAAGAAGGACGGCTATTGAAGTCTGAGACATTGGATTCTGCATACGTTCCTCGTAACGATTCGCAGAAAAAGAGTGTATTTGGATATGGATATGGGTGGCGAACATTTAATCATCAAGATCAACATATTGTGTATCATACCGGTTGGTGGCATGGATTTCGTAATTTATACGTACGAGACCTCAAAAATGACGTAACTATCGTATTGTTGTCTAATATGGCTAATGGTAGTTTGGTAAAGTTGGATGAGTTGTATAAAATTTTGGGAATGCCTATCCTTCGTAAGAACGCCTACAATTCGGACGGTGATTTTATGGTGGATTAG
- a CDS encoding CoA-binding protein, with protein sequence MNKKTLIIGASTNPERYSYKAAHMLSQYGHSIINVGIKKGEVAGQPIEPATTIYDDIDTVTMYMGAQNQKPLYDYILELHPKRIIFNPGAENTELQLLAESNGITVENACTLVLLRTGQY encoded by the coding sequence ATGAATAAGAAAACATTGATTATTGGTGCTAGTACCAATCCGGAACGCTACTCTTACAAGGCGGCCCATATGCTGAGCCAGTACGGACATAGTATTATAAACGTTGGAATAAAAAAGGGGGAAGTAGCTGGTCAACCTATTGAACCAGCGACAACTATATATGATGATATTGATACAGTGACCATGTATATGGGCGCCCAAAATCAAAAGCCGTTGTACGATTACATCTTGGAGCTTCATCCTAAGCGGATTATCTTTAATCCGGGTGCTGAAAATACCGAATTGCAGCTGCTCGCCGAGTCAAATGGTATTACTGTGGAGAATGCTTGTACGCTCGTGCTACTCCGTACAGGTCAGTATTAA